TTATTATTAGTTGACGCCTTTGAAGGTCCTATGCCTCAAACCCGTTTCGTTCTTCAAAAAGCTATCGCGCATGGACTTAAAGCTATTGTGGTAATTAACAAAGTTGACAAACCAAACTGCCGTCCGGATGAAGTTCATGACAATGTGTTTGAATTATTCTTCAATCTCGATGCCACCGAAGAGCAATTAGACTTCCCAACTTTATATGGTTCTTCCAAACAAGGTTGGATGAATACGGAATGGAAAACTCCTTCCAACGATATCACCCCATTGTTGGATGCTATCATTAAACACATTCCTGCTCCTATGGTTTCTGCAGGTACTCCTCAATTACAAATTACCTCCATCGACTACTCTGCCTATACCGGCCGTATTGCGGTAGGACGTTTAACCCGCGGAACCTTAAAAGAAAATGCTCCTGTTTCATTAGTTAAAAGAGATGGAAGCATTGTAAAATCCAGAATTAAAGAACTTTTCCTTTTTGAAGGACTCGGTAAAGAAAAGGTTTCAGAAGTGCATGCCGGAGATATTTGTGCCTTAACAGGTATTGAAAATTTTGAAATTGGTGATACCATTGCCGATTTCGAAAATCCGGAAGGATTGAAACCAATCAGCGTGGACGAGCCTACCATGAGCATGTTGTTTACTATTAACAACTCTCCTTTCTTTGGAAAAGAAGGTAAATTCGTTACCAGCCGTCACCTTCGTGATCGCCTCATGAAGGAAACCGAAAAAAACCTGGCCTTGAGAGTGGAAGAAACAGACAGCGCCGACTCTTTTCTGGTTTACGGCCGCGGTGTTTTACATCTATCTGTATTGATTGAAACCATGCGCCGTGAAGGGTACGAACTTCAAGTTGGCCAACCTCGCGTAATTATCAAAGAAATTAACGATATGAAATGCGAACCGGTCGAAATCTTAACCGTAGATTGTCCGGAAAATGTTTCAGGTAAGGTAATTGAATTGGTTAGCCAAAAGAAAGGTGAAATGAAAATTATGGAACCCAAAGGCGATTTGTTGCATTTGGAATTCGAAATCCCTTCTCGCGGACTTATAGGTTTGAGAAACAACTTGTTAACTGCCACTGCAGGTGAAGCTATTATGGCCCATCGCTTTAAAAGTTACGAACCTTGGAAAGGTAGCATCCCCGGACGTATTGCAGGCGTTTTGATTTCTAAAGAACAAGGTACTGCTATCCCCTACTCTATTGACGCCTTGCAAGATCGCGGAACCTTCTTTGTTGACCCGGGTGAACCGGTTTACGGAGGTCAAATTCTAGGCGAACACATCCGTCCCGACGATTTGATTGTGAGTGTTACCAAAGAGAAAAAGCTTACCAATATGCGTGCTTCCGGTAGCGATGACAAAATGAGAATTGCCCCTAAATTGAATTTCTCTCTGGAGCAAGCCATGGAATACATTCAGGAAGATGAATATGTGGAATTGACGCCTCAAAGCATTCGTATGCGCAAAATTTACCTCGATGAAAACGAGCGTAAACGTCGCAAAAATGCTATGGCAGCTATTTAATATTTTTAATTTTTAGGTGCGGGCCCCCTCCGCCCTACCTCAGTTGATAGCGTGATTCAAACGTTTCCGTAATGGGCGTTCGGGTCACGCTTTCGGCTGTAGTCCTCGGCCCACTTGGCTAGCGCCGCGTGTGCCTGTGGGCTACTTGCCTCTATCGTTGCCCGAAGGTGCAAGATCTGAGCAGTTCGCAAATGAAATAAACAAGCGCATGGTAAAAGCAAAAGGAGAATAAAGACCTTTTCCCGGCTGATAATATTCTATAATTTTAGATTGGAGAGACTTTTAAATACTATTTAGCGCGTTTGCTCCGGGAGAATCTGAAAAAATAGAAAAGAAAGAAAGGCTACCCTTTAAATAGTTCAAGTTTTTGGAGATCCGACAGGACCAACTTCATTCTTTTTACATGCTGTCAAACAGAATATGACTAAATACGTGGCTATCAGATACTTTTTCATTTCTAAATTCTATTTATTGACTGTTATTTTGTCACCTGATTGTTTTTACACTAACATTTGAGTTTTGCATAGTCATGGGATTTTTGCCTGACTGCTAACGTTCCCAGGGCAGGGGCCATAAGCGAATATACAGATAAAAGTGATTTCGAAGCACATAACTTAGGCTACCGAAAAATGTGATTTCGAAGCACAAAATCGCTTATGGCTTTTGCCCCTTGTTATCGGTTCAGCTTTTTATTTATTTTTTGTCAGTTCGTAAATTACTCCTTCTTGTCCATCAAAATCAAAGTTTTCTTTAAATCTCATACCTATTTTTTCAAGAACTTTGATTGAAGCAATATTTTCTTTCATTGCTCGTCCAACTACTTTTTCAATTCCAAGTTCTGTAAAACCAAAGTCAAGACATTTTTTTGCAGTTTCAGTAGCAAAACCTTTATTCCAATAGTTTCTCTTAAATCTAAATCCAATATCATATTCGTTTTTATCTTGGCTATATTTTAGTCCGCACCAACCAATAAATTTTGTAGTTGCTTTGTCAATAACAGCGAGTCGTCCAACCCCATATTTTTCATATTGGTCGTAGTTGGTTAAAAAGTCAATTGAAGCTTGTATGTTATGAAAGGGTTTGTCTCCTGTGAATTTTAATACTTCTTCGTCAAGATTTAAGTTATAGAAATCGGATGCGTCATCTTTTGTAAGTTTACGCATTATCGTTCTTTCAGTTTCTATATTTTGAATCTCGTTCATTTCTTTCTGTGTCGCTTGCTTTTAAGCTTCTGACTAAGGTTTTTTTTTAATGTTTGAAAATCAATAACATGAATACTGGTATTGATATTCAAATTTACCCTAAAATTTCGTAAGCAGAAGAAATTATTTTCTGTCGGGAAAATGGGGAATTACTCCTAAAGTCGTGAGAATAGTTCCGCTGCGCTGCACTTCGGTTAGGCCCTTATATGTTAGCGGTAGTTAATTTTCTGAAATGGAAATAATTCAGAGTGATAATGTGGTGATTTGAAGTGAAGCAATCGCATATTTCGAAGAGAATCCTCACTAAATATTAATCTATAACCTTTTTTCATTTGCTGTGATTGCAGAGTAGTATCCATAAATATTTTGGTCAAGGAGATGTCCATTGAATCCTTGTTGTATATTATAGTCTTAATATTTTTAATAGTTTGTTGGCAAGGAGTGGCTATTTCCAGGAGAATCTGTCTAATAGCTATACTGTCTGGAAGGGAAGAGTGGAGTAAACTATATTTGCTTACATCAACAATCAATTGTATTTCGCATGAGTCTGGAAATATTGCCAAGGCCATCGTTTGCATACTGTCATTGATAGAATTTTGTATTGTTCTGCAGCTTATTAGTGAAAAAAGTGCAATGGCTACTAAGATGTTCTTCATTCTATAATTCTGACTGACTTTTTTTAAATGTTTGAAAATCAATTACATTATTCTTCGAATAGAGGTCTGCCCACATTGGCATTTCACTTGCTGCAGTAACTGCACTAAAAGCATTTACCCTACCCCAACCTACTTCATTACTTACATTATCTGTATAGGTATAACCTCCTATTTGATCTGAAGTTGTAGTTATAATGTCAAAGACTTCTTGTGCAGTTAAGCAGGAATTGACTGAAAGAACTAACCCTGCTATACCCGCAACCAAAGGTGCAGCGGCTGAAGTCCCCCCCATTCTACCAGTATAAGCATTATAGTTTGTTCCTGTAGAAGGTAGCTGTTCATTGAATAAAGGGATTGTACCCCCTTGATTAACTCCGCAATCTCCTGTATTTGAATACCATTTATTATAACCATCATCCCCCGGAATATCTATAGTCCAAATATCATAGCTTTCGTCTGATATTTGACAAGAATATGCCTTATGAGAAGGGGCTACCACATCTATTACTTGATTAGCCAAGCCATTCCATATTATGCTACTTGCGGTAGGGCTATAATTAGCTTGCATATCATTCCGATCGGAAGCCCCCACTGTTATAACAGATGAATTTGTAACATTTGCAGGAAAAAATATACCACCAATATTTTGTGGATTTGCTTCATAATTTGCCGTATTACCTGCGGCAACAACTATTACTGCACCCTTACCTTCTCTACCATAAGTAGTTGCATAATTAATGGCCTCAACAATGACGGGAGCATAATTTGGGTCAGGCTGCCCAAAAGCAAAGCTCATTGAAAGTATATCCGCTCCCTGTGACCAAGCAAAATTAATAGCATTGGCAATAGAACTTGTCGAAGGAGCTATTGTATTAATCTTAATCGGCATAATTTTACAACTTGGGCATATCCCGGACACCCCTTCATTATTATTTTGAGTAGCTGCTGCAATACCAGCACAAGCATTACCATGATTCTGTGTTCCAACGGGCGACGGGTTATCCGGGTCTGCAAGATTTGCAAAGTTGCTGCCTGGTAATCTTACTTGACGTGTTGAAGGCAGATCAGGATGATTATCTGTTACTCCTTGGTTGATTATGGCTATAACAATAGATTCATCTCCCAACGTTATATCCCAAGCCTCAGGTGCATCCACATCGGCATCGGCAGTGCCAGAATGCCCATCATTAATAATCTGCCCCGTGTTATGTAATCCCCATTGTTTATTAAAGTAGGTATCATTAGGATATGATGTTAATGTTAGTGGGGATATAAAATCAGGATGAGCGAACTTTACCAAATTACTTTCCTGGTAAGCATTTGCTATATCAAGAGCATTAGCTTTATCGGGAATGCTCAGCAAGGAATATGTGGATGTGATAGTGATTATCTTTACGCCATAAGTTGTATTTATTTCGTCTATCGCATTTTGGTCAGTAGTTGTTAAAAACCTTACAACGATTTGATTAGTTACTCCCATTTCCGTATCGTATGAGCCTGAAGTATACACAGGATTTATTGTATGCACTTGAGCCTCCTCATTAAGTGATTCTATAAAAGGATCAATATCTTCTGTTAAAATAAAATACGTTTTACTGTCAATTTGCTCTAAAGTAAAAGCCATAGGGCTTTCTAGGGCAGATAGTATGACAGAGTTGGCAGATGGCTGAGAAATATCTTGATGAAATCGAACAATGCCTTTGTTGTCCATTTCTTCTAATTCAATTGCTATAAGCATAATAGAACGGAGTTTGAGCATTGACTGCATTAGTCCCTATTAATACTGCCACTAATAAAATTATTCCATTCATTTGGATATATGTTTTCATAGTAAAAATGTTAATTTATTTGAATTTTATTTGTTGCAATAATTGAGTTAAACTTATCCTTCAAAATAAAAAAGTATAACCCCTTTTCGAAATTTGAAACCGAAATAGACAATCCCTCGGTACCACTTGCAATTATAAACTCACCAAAGTGCTGACCCGTTATATCATAAATGTATAAGGCGATGTTTTCTTTTACATCAGAGCGAATATATATATGGTCGAAGGAAGGGTTGGGATAAATGCATAAATTTTTGTTTATGAGGGCAGAAGTATTGTCTAACGTGGTAACCTTATCGTTTCCTTGTATTTTAAGTAAATAAATGCTATTTGCATTGGTGCCTGAAACTATATAACCACTATCAGCAGTTGTCTGAATGGAACTACTCTGTGAATAACCAGCATAAATTGTATCAAAGAGTGTTGTGCCAGATGAATCTGTAGCCATAAGCCATACTCCAGCAACGGCATTGATTGAATCTTGGGCATAACCTGTTATCACATAATTATTAGTATGCGAAATGTCCATATCACGGCCTTCAAAGTCAATGAACTCTTTTTGCCAAAGTACATTCCCTGCCGTATCGGTCTTAATCAAAAGAGTGGCTTGGGGGATATTAATATTAACTATTGGAACGGTTTGTTGTTGGCCATAGACCAAAATAAGGTATTGGCCTTCGGGTGTAATTTTTACATCATATCCATCTAAGTATCGTGTCCAGTTATATGCTCGTCCCCATATTTTATTGCCGTTTGGGTCATATTTGGCCAAATACCAGTCGTGGTCTGAACGTGAACCCAATACCAAAATAGTATTATCTTCCGCTTCGATTAGTGCACGCCCTCTTCCAGCTAAGTTTATTGTATCAAGTGTTACCCATTGAACATTTCCCACAGAATCCGTTTTTAATAATAGTAAATCGGGGAAAGAAGTCTCTCCCGTAACTATGTAGCCTCCATCATACGCTTGAATAACTTCAGATCCAGATTCCCAGGAAAAACCTAGTGGTGAATCATATCCATCAAGGCTGTCGATATTTTTTGACCATTGATGGTTGCCATTTTTGTCGGTCTTTAATAAAAGCACATCAGGCATACCATAGCCCCAACCTCCAGTTATGATGAACCCACTGTCATGAGTTACCTTTATGCTTTTAGTTTCCGCCAAATCCAAGAGGGGAATGTCTGCGGAGTCTTTCCTCCACAATTCATTACCCGCTGAATCAGTTTTTATTATCACTGAAGACCTG
This genomic window from Bacteroidia bacterium contains:
- a CDS encoding translational GTPase TypA → LLLVDAFEGPMPQTRFVLQKAIAHGLKAIVVINKVDKPNCRPDEVHDNVFELFFNLDATEEQLDFPTLYGSSKQGWMNTEWKTPSNDITPLLDAIIKHIPAPMVSAGTPQLQITSIDYSAYTGRIAVGRLTRGTLKENAPVSLVKRDGSIVKSRIKELFLFEGLGKEKVSEVHAGDICALTGIENFEIGDTIADFENPEGLKPISVDEPTMSMLFTINNSPFFGKEGKFVTSRHLRDRLMKETEKNLALRVEETDSADSFLVYGRGVLHLSVLIETMRREGYELQVGQPRVIIKEINDMKCEPVEILTVDCPENVSGKVIELVSQKKGEMKIMEPKGDLLHLEFEIPSRGLIGLRNNLLTATAGEAIMAHRFKSYEPWKGSIPGRIAGVLISKEQGTAIPYSIDALQDRGTFFVDPGEPVYGGQILGEHIRPDDLIVSVTKEKKLTNMRASGSDDKMRIAPKLNFSLEQAMEYIQEDEYVELTPQSIRMRKIYLDENERKRRKNAMAAI
- a CDS encoding GNAT family N-acetyltransferase yields the protein MNEIQNIETERTIMRKLTKDDASDFYNLNLDEEVLKFTGDKPFHNIQASIDFLTNYDQYEKYGVGRLAVIDKATTKFIGWCGLKYSQDKNEYDIGFRFKRNYWNKGFATETAKKCLDFGFTELGIEKVVGRAMKENIASIKVLEKIGMRFKENFDFDGQEGVIYELTKNK
- a CDS encoding S8 family serine peptidase translates to MLKLRSIMLIAIELEEMDNKGIVRFHQDISQPSANSVILSALESPMAFTLEQIDSKTYFILTEDIDPFIESLNEEAQVHTINPVYTSGSYDTEMGVTNQIVVRFLTTTDQNAIDEINTTYGVKIITITSTYSLLSIPDKANALDIANAYQESNLVKFAHPDFISPLTLTSYPNDTYFNKQWGLHNTGQIINDGHSGTADADVDAPEAWDITLGDESIVIAIINQGVTDNHPDLPSTRQVRLPGSNFANLADPDNPSPVGTQNHGNACAGIAAATQNNNEGVSGICPSCKIMPIKINTIAPSTSSIANAINFAWSQGADILSMSFAFGQPDPNYAPVIVEAINYATTYGREGKGAVIVVAAGNTANYEANPQNIGGIFFPANVTNSSVITVGASDRNDMQANYSPTASSIIWNGLANQVIDVVAPSHKAYSCQISDESYDIWTIDIPGDDGYNKWYSNTGDCGVNQGGTIPLFNEQLPSTGTNYNAYTGRMGGTSAAAPLVAGIAGLVLSVNSCLTAQEVFDIITTTSDQIGGYTYTDNVSNEVGWGRVNAFSAVTAASEMPMWADLYSKNNVIDFQTFKKSQSEL
- a CDS encoding T9SS type A sorting domain-containing protein, which translates into the protein MKKLLQLSSLTLTIVFCSIDKSTAQFNIEFEKTFGDTDEVYKGFCARQTPEGGYVEIGTLYFPHVPGEIGLRPRSSVIIKTDSAGNELWRKDSADIPLLDLAETKSIKVTHDSGFIITGGWGYGMPDVLLLKTDKNGNHQWSKNIDSLDGYDSPLGFSWESGSEVIQAYDGGYIVTGETSFPDLLLLKTDSVGNVQWVTLDTINLAGRGRALIEAEDNTILVLGSRSDHDWYLAKYDPNGNKIWGRAYNWTRYLDGYDVKITPEGQYLILVYGQQQTVPIVNINIPQATLLIKTDTAGNVLWQKEFIDFEGRDMDISHTNNYVITGYAQDSINAVAGVWLMATDSSGTTLFDTIYAGYSQSSSIQTTADSGYIVSGTNANSIYLLKIQGNDKVTTLDNTSALINKNLCIYPNPSFDHIYIRSDVKENIALYIYDITGQHFGEFIIASGTEGLSISVSNFEKGLYFFILKDKFNSIIATNKIQIN